In the Kitasatospora terrestris genome, one interval contains:
- a CDS encoding ATP-binding protein, whose amino-acid sequence MDIWWTLHLKRDPASVPLARRILLGAMETAGVDRQIAFDLGVALTEACANAVEHAVTDRPDEGFQVTASLAGDRLRIEVVDSGPGLPPIAAPVPSAEPAPRRTVPAPPGRPTAARCRTRRGRASLPARVLSPHRPRPADRPAPYDTHVVPAGRPLPAAVRAPDAGAVPDLAAESGRGLFLIHALTDHVQLRNHPLRGAIVSFDKILKWQDDALLRAS is encoded by the coding sequence AGCGCGACCCGGCCAGCGTGCCGCTCGCCCGCCGCATCCTGCTCGGCGCCATGGAGACGGCCGGGGTGGACCGGCAGATCGCCTTCGACCTCGGGGTCGCGCTGACCGAGGCGTGTGCCAACGCCGTCGAGCACGCCGTCACCGACCGCCCCGACGAGGGCTTCCAGGTGACCGCCTCGCTGGCCGGCGACCGGCTGCGGATCGAGGTGGTGGACTCCGGCCCCGGCCTGCCGCCGATCGCCGCGCCGGTGCCGTCCGCCGAGCCCGCGCCGCGCCGCACCGTCCCGGCCCCGCCGGGCCGCCCCACCGCCGCCCGGTGTCGCACCCGCCGGGGCCGGGCCTCGCTGCCGGCCCGGGTGCTCTCCCCGCACCGGCCGCGCCCGGCCGACCGGCCCGCCCCGTACGACACCCACGTCGTCCCGGCCGGCCGGCCGCTGCCCGCCGCCGTGCGCGCCCCCGATGCCGGAGCGGTGCCCGACCTGGCCGCCGAGTCCGGCCGCGGCCTGTTCCTGATCCACGCGCTGACCGACCACGTCCAGCTGCGCAACCACCCGCTGCGCGGGGCGATCGTCAGCTTCGACAAGATCCTCAAGTGGCAGGACGACGCCCTGCTCCGGGCCTCCTGA
- a CDS encoding YciI family protein — translation MKYMLLMQFSQAGADFPSITDWTPEEIRAHIGFMRETNAKLAAAGELVDAQGLAMPDTARIVRSGPAGEPLVTEGPFAETKEFLAGWWIVDVESAERAVAIAAGCSAAPGPGGAPLNMPIEVREVMSAPPTEEA, via the coding sequence ATGAAGTACATGCTGCTGATGCAGTTCAGCCAGGCCGGCGCCGACTTCCCGTCGATCACCGACTGGACGCCGGAGGAGATCCGGGCGCACATCGGGTTCATGCGCGAGACCAACGCCAAGCTGGCCGCCGCCGGTGAGCTGGTCGACGCACAGGGCCTGGCGATGCCGGACACCGCGCGGATCGTCCGCTCCGGCCCGGCGGGGGAGCCGCTGGTCACCGAGGGGCCGTTCGCCGAGACCAAGGAGTTCCTGGCCGGCTGGTGGATCGTCGACGTGGAGAGCGCGGAGCGCGCGGTGGCCATCGCCGCCGGCTGCTCGGCCGCCCCCGGCCCGGGCGGGGCGCCGCTGAACATGCCGATCGAGGTCCGCGAAGTGATGTCCGCGCCGCCCACCGAGGAGGCGTGA
- a CDS encoding RNA polymerase sigma factor, which yields MSPTAHDGLLRTLAPQVVGLLTRRWGDFDAAEDAVQEALIAAFAQWPEQGVPDNPRGWLIQVASRRMTEQVRGEQARRRREDRVAREDDRRTAPPADAEDPAARDDTLTLLFLCCHPALTRASAVALTLRSVGGLTTGEIARAFLVPETTMGQRISRAKQRITSSGLPFALPEPGERAARLTEVLDVLYLVFNEGYATGAGTELQRVELAREAIRLARELHRLLPEDSEVAGLLALMLLTDARSAARTGPDGELVPLAEQDRGRWDAARIAEGIALVTAALPRGPVGPYQVQAAIAAVHDEAPSAEETDWPQILALYGVLGRLSAGPLVALNRAVALAMVHGPDAGLAALDALAGDPRLAGGHRLAAVRAHLLERAGQCEAAAVQYRTAAARTASLPERHYLALRAARLTGGG from the coding sequence GTGAGCCCCACCGCCCACGACGGCCTGCTGCGCACCCTGGCGCCGCAGGTCGTCGGCCTGCTCACCCGCCGCTGGGGGGACTTCGACGCGGCGGAGGACGCGGTGCAGGAGGCGCTGATCGCCGCCTTCGCGCAGTGGCCCGAGCAAGGCGTGCCGGACAACCCGCGCGGCTGGCTGATCCAGGTGGCGAGCCGCCGGATGACCGAGCAGGTCAGGGGCGAGCAGGCCCGGCGCCGCCGGGAGGACCGGGTGGCCCGGGAGGACGACCGCCGCACCGCGCCGCCCGCCGACGCCGAGGACCCGGCCGCCCGGGACGACACCCTCACCCTGCTGTTCCTGTGCTGCCACCCCGCGCTGACCCGGGCCTCGGCGGTCGCGCTGACGCTGCGTTCGGTCGGCGGTCTGACCACCGGTGAGATCGCCCGGGCCTTCCTGGTGCCGGAGACCACCATGGGCCAGCGGATCAGCCGCGCCAAGCAGCGGATCACCTCCTCGGGCCTGCCGTTCGCGCTGCCCGAGCCCGGGGAGCGCGCGGCCCGGCTGACCGAGGTGCTGGACGTGCTCTACCTGGTCTTCAACGAGGGGTACGCCACCGGGGCGGGCACCGAGCTGCAGCGGGTCGAGCTCGCCCGGGAGGCGATCCGGCTGGCCCGGGAGCTGCACCGGCTGCTGCCGGAGGACAGCGAGGTGGCCGGGCTGCTGGCGCTGATGCTGCTGACCGACGCCCGCAGCGCCGCCCGGACCGGCCCGGACGGCGAACTGGTGCCGCTCGCCGAGCAGGACCGCGGCCGCTGGGACGCCGCACGGATCGCCGAGGGCATCGCGCTGGTCACCGCGGCGCTGCCGCGCGGACCGGTCGGCCCGTACCAGGTGCAGGCCGCGATCGCGGCGGTCCACGACGAGGCGCCGAGCGCCGAGGAGACCGACTGGCCGCAGATCCTCGCCCTGTACGGCGTGCTGGGTCGGCTCTCGGCCGGCCCGCTGGTCGCGCTCAACCGCGCGGTGGCGCTCGCCATGGTGCACGGCCCGGACGCCGGCCTGGCCGCGCTGGACGCGCTGGCCGGGGATCCGCGGCTGGCCGGCGGGCACCGGCTCGCCGCCGTCCGCGCCCACCTGCTGGAACGGGCCGGACAGTGCGAGGCCGCCGCCGTCCAGTACCGGACGGCGGCGGCCCGCACCGCCAGCCTGCCGGAGCGCCACTACCTCGCCCTGCGGGCGGCGCGGCTCACCGGCGGCGGGTGA
- a CDS encoding LppU/SCO3897 family protein — protein sequence MTTPPSQSPAPAEGQAASPYPEIPVEATAPAKTKGKVGKLLLRFVGIVAVAVVAVLGTAVYNWLTDDPAIAEAGNCVHNSGTDAKPSVKVVDCGAADAEFKVLKRISYDDKNGCDNVEDVVASYVVTGRESYTLCLGDNKK from the coding sequence GTGACCACTCCCCCGAGCCAGTCCCCCGCCCCCGCCGAGGGCCAGGCCGCTTCCCCCTACCCGGAGATCCCCGTCGAGGCGACCGCCCCGGCGAAGACGAAGGGCAAGGTCGGCAAGCTCCTCCTGCGCTTCGTGGGCATCGTCGCGGTCGCCGTGGTCGCCGTGCTCGGCACCGCCGTGTACAACTGGCTGACCGACGACCCGGCGATCGCCGAGGCCGGCAACTGCGTGCACAACTCGGGCACCGATGCCAAGCCGAGCGTCAAGGTCGTGGACTGCGGCGCGGCCGACGCCGAGTTCAAGGTGCTGAAGCGGATCTCCTACGACGACAAGAACGGGTGCGACAACGTCGAGGACGTGGTCGCCTCGTACGTCGTGACGGGGCGCGAGTCCTACACCCTCTGCCTGGGCGACAACAAGAAGTGA
- a CDS encoding LysR family transcriptional regulator, which translates to MTDWDLRRLRVLQALDECGTVTAAAGRLHLTPSAVSQQLAALGKQLGAPMVEPDGRRVRLTSAARLLLGHAERVFGQLEQAEADLAGYLHGAAGEVRIGAFATAIGALVVPAVRRLALDAPALRITVTDPRRATHLRIRQYPTAGSPACACTAP; encoded by the coding sequence ATGACGGACTGGGATCTGCGCAGGCTACGAGTGCTCCAGGCACTCGACGAGTGCGGTACGGTCACCGCCGCCGCCGGGCGGCTGCACCTCACCCCCTCTGCGGTCTCCCAGCAACTGGCCGCCCTCGGAAAGCAGTTGGGGGCGCCCATGGTCGAGCCGGACGGCCGCCGGGTCCGCCTGACCAGCGCCGCCCGACTGCTGCTCGGCCACGCCGAACGGGTCTTCGGCCAGCTGGAGCAGGCCGAGGCCGACCTCGCCGGATACCTGCACGGCGCCGCCGGAGAGGTCCGGATCGGCGCCTTCGCCACCGCGATCGGGGCCCTGGTCGTCCCCGCCGTCCGCCGACTGGCCCTCGACGCCCCGGCCCTGCGGATCACCGTCACCGACCCCCGCCGCGCCACCCACCTGCGGATCCGCCAGTACCCGACGGCGGGATCGCCCGCCTGCGCCTGCACGGCACCCTGA
- a CDS encoding amidase, protein MEPLIRPVPLLREAADLRAGHPDPAAHVEELCTRIDRIDPAVRAFVPEPGRYDRLAGQARQLAARHPDPDGRPPLFAVAVGVKDVLHVDGLPTHAGSVLPPGVLAGPEAVAVTRLRAAGALIAGKTATAEFAVTAPGPTRNPHRPAHTPGGSSSGSAAAVATGLVPLALGTQTLGSVIRPAAYCGVVGFRPTAGRIPLDGVIAHAPGLDTVGLFTADLAGAELAASVLCDGWTPGGPATCEPVLGVPTGGYLDQVAPAARKAFEQALDRLGVPVRRVDALPDLDDLRRHLMVISRYELARVHQELFARFAGLYRAETAAAIRRGQEIDRADYQAALAARARFRRRLADRAAADSIDLWASPAATGPAPHGLDSTGDPAMSAPWSYAGLPALTLPAGHLDGLPLGLQLAARPHTDEHLLTAAATLAPRLTP, encoded by the coding sequence ATGGAACCGCTGATCCGGCCCGTCCCGCTGCTCCGCGAGGCCGCCGACCTGCGCGCCGGCCACCCGGACCCGGCCGCGCACGTCGAGGAGCTGTGCACCCGGATCGACCGGATCGACCCCGCCGTCCGGGCCTTCGTCCCCGAACCCGGACGCTACGACCGGCTCGCCGGGCAGGCCCGGCAGCTCGCCGCCCGCCACCCCGACCCCGACGGCCGACCACCGCTCTTCGCGGTCGCCGTCGGGGTCAAGGACGTCCTGCACGTCGACGGGCTGCCCACGCACGCCGGATCCGTGCTGCCCCCCGGCGTCCTCGCCGGGCCCGAGGCCGTCGCCGTCACCCGGCTGCGCGCCGCCGGGGCGCTGATCGCGGGCAAGACGGCGACCGCCGAGTTCGCGGTCACCGCCCCCGGCCCCACCCGCAACCCGCACCGGCCCGCCCACACCCCCGGCGGCTCCAGCAGCGGCTCCGCGGCCGCCGTCGCCACCGGCCTCGTCCCGCTCGCCCTCGGCACCCAGACCCTCGGCTCGGTGATCCGGCCCGCCGCGTACTGCGGCGTGGTCGGCTTCCGCCCCACCGCCGGGCGGATCCCGCTCGACGGCGTGATCGCGCACGCGCCCGGCCTGGACACCGTCGGCCTGTTCACCGCCGACCTCGCCGGCGCCGAGCTCGCCGCGTCCGTCCTGTGCGACGGCTGGACGCCCGGCGGGCCCGCCACTTGCGAGCCGGTCCTCGGCGTCCCCACCGGCGGCTACCTCGACCAGGTCGCACCCGCCGCCCGGAAGGCGTTCGAGCAGGCCCTGGACCGGCTCGGCGTACCCGTCCGGCGGGTCGACGCGCTGCCCGACCTGGACGACCTGCGCCGACACCTGATGGTCATCAGCCGCTACGAACTCGCGCGCGTCCACCAGGAGTTGTTCGCCCGCTTCGCGGGGCTGTACCGGGCCGAGACCGCCGCCGCGATCCGCCGCGGACAGGAGATCGACCGGGCCGACTACCAGGCCGCACTCGCCGCCCGGGCCCGCTTCCGCCGCCGCCTCGCCGACCGCGCCGCCGCCGACTCGATCGACCTCTGGGCGAGCCCCGCCGCGACCGGGCCCGCCCCGCACGGCCTCGACTCCACCGGCGACCCCGCCATGTCCGCCCCCTGGAGCTACGCGGGCCTCCCCGCCCTCACCCTCCCCGCCGGCCACCTGGACGGCCTCCCCCTCGGCCTCCAGCTCGCCGCCCGCCCCCACACCGACGAACACCTCCTCACCGCCGCCGCCACCCTCGCCCCCCGCCTCACCCCCTGA
- a CDS encoding TetR/AcrR family transcriptional regulator, producing MVDASTDGRVQRGNETRRAVLARSVQIASVEGLGALSIGRLASDLKLSKSGVFAGFGSKEELQLATVRAAGRMFYDAVVAPVEALPDGRAKALALCEQWLAYSRDRVFDGGCFFYAVGAEFDARPGPVRDALAAAALAWERNLEDLLRAAAAAGELPAGTDPVDTAFLLIAALETANAQSLLHDDPSRYDRAARTVRRLLAA from the coding sequence GTGGTCGACGCCTCGACGGACGGCCGGGTGCAGCGGGGCAACGAGACCCGTCGCGCGGTGCTGGCGCGGTCGGTGCAGATCGCCTCGGTCGAGGGCCTCGGCGCCCTCTCCATCGGCCGGCTCGCCTCGGACCTGAAGCTGAGCAAGAGCGGTGTGTTCGCCGGCTTCGGCTCCAAGGAGGAGCTCCAGCTGGCCACCGTCCGGGCCGCCGGCCGGATGTTCTACGACGCCGTGGTCGCCCCGGTCGAGGCCCTCCCGGACGGACGGGCCAAGGCGCTGGCGCTCTGCGAGCAATGGCTGGCCTACTCGCGGGACCGGGTCTTCGACGGCGGGTGCTTCTTCTACGCGGTGGGCGCGGAGTTCGACGCCCGGCCGGGCCCGGTGCGGGACGCGCTGGCCGCGGCCGCGCTCGCCTGGGAGCGCAACCTGGAGGACCTGCTGCGCGCCGCCGCCGCGGCGGGCGAGCTGCCGGCCGGCACCGACCCGGTGGACACCGCGTTCCTGCTGATCGCGGCGCTGGAGACGGCCAACGCGCAGAGCCTGCTGCACGACGACCCGTCCCGCTACGACCGGGCCGCCCGCACCGTCCGCCGTCTGCTCGCCGCCTGA
- a CDS encoding alpha/beta hydrolase — protein MAPIDAAVRTALNATSLLSPSLAGRAAFALFCRPLRRSRVRSAELDVHARAATEELAVNGKRVVAYRWGDGTRPVLLLHGWRSRASRFADWIPRLLDLGYSPVGFDAPGHGDSEGRGTTILEYRELIGRLQDRYGHFEGVVAHSFGVLCAFHALRTGVTAERLVALSGVSDFTFVVDGFCAGLGVNDRIRRELVRRIERELFPGTPDPLRVFDAGRAPGEVPLPILVVHDEQDDVVPHGQARRLQAAYGERLRLLTTRGLGHRRIVAEPTVVDNAVGFLAEPAPAGVPAPAPAPAR, from the coding sequence ATGGCCCCGATCGACGCCGCCGTCCGCACCGCCCTGAACGCCACCTCCCTGCTGTCCCCCTCGCTCGCGGGCCGCGCGGCGTTCGCGCTCTTCTGCCGCCCGCTGCGCCGCAGCCGCGTCCGCAGCGCCGAACTCGACGTGCACGCCCGCGCCGCCACCGAGGAGCTCGCCGTCAACGGCAAGCGGGTGGTCGCGTACCGCTGGGGCGACGGCACCCGCCCGGTCCTGCTGCTGCACGGCTGGCGGTCGCGGGCCTCGCGCTTCGCCGACTGGATCCCCCGCCTGCTGGACCTCGGCTACAGCCCGGTCGGCTTCGACGCGCCGGGCCACGGCGACTCGGAGGGCCGCGGCACCACGATCCTGGAGTACCGCGAACTGATCGGCCGGCTCCAGGACCGGTACGGGCACTTCGAGGGGGTGGTCGCGCACTCCTTCGGCGTCCTGTGCGCCTTTCACGCGCTGCGCACGGGCGTCACCGCCGAGCGCCTGGTCGCCCTCTCCGGGGTCTCGGACTTCACCTTCGTCGTGGACGGCTTCTGCGCGGGCCTCGGCGTCAACGACCGGATCCGGCGCGAACTGGTACGCCGCATCGAGCGCGAGCTGTTCCCCGGCACCCCCGACCCGCTGCGGGTGTTCGACGCCGGCCGGGCGCCGGGGGAGGTCCCGCTGCCGATCCTGGTGGTCCACGACGAGCAGGACGACGTCGTCCCGCACGGCCAGGCCCGTCGGCTGCAGGCCGCGTACGGGGAGCGCCTGCGGCTGCTCACCACCCGGGGCCTGGGCCACCGCCGGATCGTCGCGGAGCCGACCGTGGTCGACAACGCGGTCGGTTTCCTGGCCGAGCCGGCTCCGGCCGGGGTCCCCGCCCCTGCCCCCGCCCCCGCCCGCTGA
- a CDS encoding DUF5302 domain-containing protein — MSSEAAEPAEATTEADTAAAAETAEPDDVKAKFLAALERKGGGHGGAAGTGGGSKIHGAHAAAGGKRTFRRKSGG, encoded by the coding sequence ATGAGCAGTGAAGCAGCCGAACCGGCGGAGGCGACGACCGAGGCCGACACCGCCGCTGCGGCCGAGACCGCCGAGCCGGACGACGTGAAGGCGAAGTTCCTCGCCGCGCTGGAGCGCAAGGGCGGCGGACACGGCGGCGCGGCCGGCACGGGCGGCGGGTCGAAGATCCACGGCGCCCACGCGGCGGCCGGCGGCAAGCGCACCTTCCGCCGCAAGAGCGGCGGCTGA
- a CDS encoding integrase, translating to MQVDLAGEPRRPDRVNEDFAAASSEALVLLDGSSSPAGLESGCRHGIAWYVRRLGVHLLARMTDRSDRSIAECLSDAIAETAALHGGRCDLAHPNTPAAMVVAARLHGGSLEYLVLGDSLLVLHLKDGPPRVLGDNQRFPAGETLRRQIWTTVPGSAERAALHMRYALAVRAVRNTGHGPWIAAASPRAAEHAETGFVELGDLHGVAALSDGAARFTDRFDLGSWADAVRLLAESGPAELISRVRAAERSDADCLRWPRGKAHDDASALYARV from the coding sequence ATGCAGGTAGACCTCGCAGGAGAGCCCCGCCGCCCGGACCGCGTCAACGAGGACTTCGCCGCCGCCTCCTCCGAGGCCCTGGTGCTGCTGGACGGCTCCAGTTCGCCGGCCGGCCTGGAGTCGGGCTGCCGGCACGGCATCGCCTGGTACGTCCGCCGGCTCGGCGTGCACCTGCTGGCCCGGATGACCGACCGCTCGGACCGGTCGATCGCCGAGTGCCTCTCCGACGCCATCGCGGAGACGGCCGCCCTGCACGGCGGCCGCTGCGACCTGGCGCACCCCAACACCCCGGCCGCCATGGTGGTCGCGGCCCGGCTGCACGGCGGCTCGCTGGAGTACCTGGTGCTCGGCGACTCGCTGCTGGTCCTGCACCTCAAGGACGGTCCGCCGCGGGTGCTCGGCGACAACCAGCGCTTCCCCGCCGGGGAGACGCTGCGCCGGCAGATCTGGACCACCGTGCCCGGCTCCGCCGAGCGGGCCGCGCTGCACATGCGGTACGCGCTCGCGGTGCGGGCGGTCCGCAACACCGGCCACGGGCCGTGGATCGCCGCCGCCTCGCCGAGGGCCGCCGAGCACGCCGAGACCGGCTTCGTGGAGCTGGGCGACCTGCACGGCGTCGCCGCCCTCAGTGACGGTGCCGCCCGCTTCACCGACCGCTTCGACCTGGGCAGTTGGGCGGACGCGGTCCGTCTGCTGGCCGAATCCGGGCCCGCCGAGCTGATCTCCCGGGTCCGCGCGGCGGAGCGCTCCGACGCCGACTGCCTGCGCTGGCCGCGCGGCAAGGCGCACGACGACGCCTCCGCCCTCTACGCCCGCGTCTGA
- a CDS encoding IS5 family transposase, which produces MCVCACKPSYSSSLTDAQWAVIEPLLPVRDPRRAGRPLKFPRRLVVDTVLYVLVSGCAWRLVPHDLAPWDAAYRWFRAWTADGTWNRVHDTLRERVRVADGRDPQPSAAVLDSQSARSHQGGQAVGYDAGKRVRGRKRHLLVDTCGLVLRAVVHSASVQDRAGAKLVLAGIRSSFPQVGLVWVDGGYVNVVDAGLVGWAAEHEGLEIVAVPRNADVKGFQVLPRRWVVERTFSWLGRCRRLARDYERKTAHAEAMIKVAMIRLMAARLAGEEIEPHGPIETEAARRLADDLKNE; this is translated from the coding sequence ATGTGTGTCTGTGCGTGCAAGCCTTCCTATTCCTCGTCGTTGACGGATGCCCAGTGGGCGGTGATCGAGCCGCTGCTGCCGGTGCGGGATCCGCGCAGGGCGGGTCGGCCGCTGAAGTTCCCGCGCCGGCTGGTCGTGGACACGGTGCTGTATGTGCTGGTCAGCGGTTGCGCCTGGCGGTTGGTGCCGCACGATCTGGCCCCGTGGGACGCGGCCTACCGGTGGTTCCGGGCCTGGACTGCGGACGGCACCTGGAACCGGGTCCACGACACGCTGCGCGAGCGGGTGCGGGTGGCGGACGGGCGGGATCCGCAGCCCTCGGCGGCGGTGCTGGACTCGCAGTCCGCCCGCAGCCACCAGGGCGGGCAGGCGGTCGGCTACGACGCCGGCAAACGGGTGCGGGGCCGCAAGCGGCACCTGCTGGTGGACACCTGCGGACTGGTGCTGCGGGCGGTGGTGCACTCGGCCTCGGTGCAGGACCGGGCGGGCGCGAAGTTGGTTCTCGCCGGGATCCGGAGCTCGTTTCCGCAGGTCGGGCTGGTCTGGGTGGACGGCGGATACGTGAACGTGGTCGACGCGGGACTGGTCGGCTGGGCGGCCGAGCACGAAGGGCTGGAGATCGTTGCGGTGCCGCGCAACGCCGATGTGAAAGGGTTCCAGGTACTGCCCCGCAGGTGGGTGGTCGAGCGGACATTCTCCTGGCTGGGACGGTGCAGACGGTTGGCACGGGACTACGAGCGCAAGACCGCGCACGCCGAAGCGATGATCAAGGTCGCGATGATCCGGCTCATGGCCGCCCGCCTCGCCGGCGAGGAGATCGAACCGCACGGTCCCATCGAGACCGAAGCGGCCCGCCGCCTCGCCGACGACCTCAAGAACGAGTAA
- a CDS encoding GNAT family protein — translation MAINGDPLTGKLVRLRELRESDLPRLADWWRDPALAVQQVTGPVHPQPDGALAEMFRAWSRNTGGDLGLSVETVETRELAGHITLYGANPKDRAATLAIVMGPPFQDRGLGTDALRTTIGYAFDELGLNRVELTVNSYNARAIAAYARAGFVEEGRRREAVYRSGGWHDQVLMSVLRREWPPAGA, via the coding sequence ATGGCGATCAACGGCGATCCGCTGACCGGCAAGCTCGTCCGACTGCGCGAGCTGCGCGAGAGCGACCTCCCCCGGCTCGCCGACTGGTGGCGGGATCCCGCCCTCGCCGTCCAGCAGGTGACCGGGCCGGTCCACCCCCAGCCGGACGGCGCGCTCGCCGAGATGTTCCGCGCCTGGAGCCGCAACACCGGCGGCGACCTGGGGCTGAGCGTCGAGACCGTGGAGACCCGCGAACTCGCCGGCCACATCACCCTCTACGGCGCCAACCCGAAGGACCGCGCCGCGACCCTGGCCATCGTCATGGGCCCGCCCTTCCAGGACCGGGGACTCGGAACCGACGCCCTGCGCACCACCATCGGCTACGCGTTCGACGAACTCGGACTCAACCGGGTGGAGCTGACCGTCAACAGCTACAACGCCCGGGCGATCGCCGCCTACGCGCGGGCCGGGTTCGTGGAGGAGGGCCGCCGCCGGGAGGCCGTGTACCGCTCCGGCGGCTGGCACGACCAGGTGCTGATGTCGGTGCTGCGCCGCGAGTGGCCGCCGGCCGGCGCCTAG
- a CDS encoding pirin family protein, giving the protein MPAVTVENPLTLPRVATPDPVGAVARPAMTVVTAPEGFEGEGFPVRRAFAKVNTKYLDPFIMMDQMGEVDYAAGEPKGTPWHPHRGFETVTYIIDGTFVHQDSHGGGGVITDGDTQWMTAGSGLLHIETPPESLVMSGGLFHGLQLWVNLPASDKMITPKYQDIRGGSVKLLTTEDGGALIRLIAGDIAGHQGPGATHTPITMIHVSVNPGAEVTLPWRSDFNALAYGLAGSGTAGTERRPFRMGQAVVFGDGDSLTVRADEKQDSRSSTFEVVLLGGLPIREPVAWYGPFVMNSHRELQQAMEDFQAGRLGTVPADRN; this is encoded by the coding sequence ATGCCCGCCGTGACCGTCGAGAACCCGCTGACCCTCCCGCGCGTCGCCACCCCCGACCCGGTCGGTGCGGTCGCCCGCCCGGCGATGACGGTGGTCACCGCCCCGGAGGGCTTCGAGGGCGAGGGATTCCCGGTGCGCCGGGCCTTCGCGAAGGTCAACACCAAGTACCTCGACCCGTTCATCATGATGGACCAGATGGGCGAGGTGGACTACGCGGCCGGTGAGCCCAAGGGCACCCCCTGGCACCCGCACCGCGGCTTCGAGACCGTCACCTACATCATCGACGGCACCTTCGTGCACCAGGACTCGCACGGCGGCGGCGGCGTGATCACCGACGGCGACACCCAGTGGATGACGGCCGGCTCCGGCCTGCTGCACATCGAGACCCCGCCGGAGTCGCTGGTGATGTCGGGCGGCCTGTTCCACGGCCTCCAGCTGTGGGTCAACCTGCCCGCCTCGGACAAGATGATCACCCCGAAGTACCAGGACATCCGCGGCGGCAGCGTCAAGCTGCTGACCACCGAGGACGGCGGCGCGCTGATCCGCCTGATCGCCGGCGACATCGCCGGCCACCAGGGCCCCGGCGCCACCCACACCCCGATCACCATGATCCACGTCTCGGTGAACCCGGGCGCCGAGGTCACCCTCCCCTGGCGGTCCGACTTCAACGCCCTCGCGTACGGCCTGGCCGGAAGCGGCACGGCCGGCACCGAGCGCCGCCCGTTCCGGATGGGCCAGGCGGTCGTCTTCGGCGACGGCGACTCGCTGACCGTCCGGGCCGACGAGAAGCAGGACTCGCGCAGCTCCACCTTCGAGGTGGTCCTGCTCGGCGGCCTGCCGATCCGCGAGCCGGTCGCCTGGTACGGGCCGTTCGTGATGAACAGCCACCGCGAGCTCCAGCAGGCCATGGAGGACTTCCAGGCCGGCCGTCTCGGCACCGTCCCGGCCGACCGGAACTGA
- a CDS encoding MarR family winged helix-turn-helix transcriptional regulator: protein MTNREPATDEDLLNAVGPAFGRLRRSSLLDVEDPISQKDLSRTLVLRIVQEADRPEEGRGPGGAREVTVGAVADHLGVDPSVASRMVSDCIASGYLVRAASQQDGRRTVLHLAPGGEELMDRFLRHQRAAFDQITADWSDRERLDFARLMLKYVEAQDALRGKGR, encoded by the coding sequence ATGACGAACCGCGAGCCCGCCACTGACGAGGACCTGCTGAACGCCGTCGGTCCGGCGTTCGGGCGACTGCGCCGCTCCTCGCTGCTGGACGTCGAGGACCCGATCAGCCAGAAGGACCTCAGCCGCACCCTGGTGCTGCGGATCGTCCAGGAGGCGGACCGCCCGGAGGAGGGCCGGGGGCCCGGCGGCGCCCGCGAGGTGACGGTCGGCGCGGTCGCCGACCACCTGGGCGTGGACCCCTCGGTGGCCAGCCGGATGGTGTCCGACTGCATCGCCTCGGGCTACCTGGTGCGCGCCGCCTCGCAGCAGGACGGCCGGCGCACCGTGCTGCACCTGGCCCCGGGCGGCGAGGAGCTGATGGACCGCTTCCTGCGCCACCAGCGCGCGGCCTTCGACCAGATCACCGCGGACTGGAGCGATCGCGAGCGGCTGGACTTCGCCCGCCTGATGCTGAAGTACGTCGAGGCCCAGGACGCGCTGCGCGGCAAGGGGCGGTAG